A stretch of the Streptomyces sp. NBC_01428 genome encodes the following:
- a CDS encoding right-handed parallel beta-helix repeat-containing protein: MSRQVLLVSPDRPGAHRTIARALAEAAEGALVTVAPGRYEEALDITRAVTLAAEGGAGSVRVHAASGSTVVVDAEAVQLSGLVLSGADPEAPVLDLRRGQTALDNCVIEGAAWTAVLAWNEGILAARGCKVSNPNGAGVVVTSRGGNVLEDTEITEAGSSAVVVAEQGRLDVRDCRLDRARGNGVCVNGGASATVESTRISGSGKPAVAVEQEARAVLLRVTVTGSTVLDAYLTSRGETTLTDCTFSGSAGQSVHIADGAAPQLRGCTMTGAARSGLQAAGGARPRLEDCEISGSPVGLHVTGAATTVTATGLVVRDAATAAVQAADSGTAELERLTVAGTSGAGVRAQGGARLTLRDATVTLSGGGEGLALAGKSTAYLAGCALRGCGAVVGESAELTAHDSEFTGSATDAVQVLAGGSLTAVGCRMTGANGHGVNAHADARTDLSNCAVADNARDRAADAASAAPAPAAHQQDAEAPRSGTGPLAELEALVGLESVKHEVTGLINLNKMTKRRTEMGLPMPPMSRHLVFAGPPGTGKTTVARLYGAVLAELGILSQGHIVEVARADLVAQIIGGTAIKTTEVFNRALGGVLFIDEAYTLTNQSRGTGPDFGQEAVESLMKLMEDHRDEIVVIAAGYSEHMDRFLASNPGMASRFARTVEFPNYAPDELVTIVRGLCAKHYYELSDDALEALSRYFEDVPKGPTFGNGRVARQVFESMISTQASRLAAQAPEHDSDLSRLTAADVTPVPQAPTPEGQARPTTRAHTQAPPSERDVAPAPPATPAPVSASGVPTSPAAAAPSAATAPKAPVDAPAAPETPAASSRAKAHPAPAFAGRHLAALTGLGPVPEALAARVETLVGLGQGTAGLADVILEGAPGSGRRAVAAAYGRALAEHGVVASGAFTHVPLSAVPARWPEQPHAYLAHTFREATGGLLVAEADHAFERRPAAERDAVIDALAAGAASRDAQGAVLVLSGSAPYLMDLLRDRTDLAASFAEYLRLPSWTGAGLAELTRRRLAVLGFEVDDDVAAALAGQDPAHGAHGAHRLADRVAARARARRLVLDDLAEDLPLPAATLVAP; this comes from the coding sequence GTGAGCAGGCAAGTCCTGTTGGTGTCCCCGGACCGCCCGGGCGCCCACCGTACGATCGCCCGCGCGCTGGCCGAGGCCGCGGAGGGGGCGCTGGTCACGGTGGCCCCCGGCCGGTACGAGGAGGCGCTGGACATCACCCGGGCGGTGACCCTGGCCGCCGAGGGCGGTGCGGGGTCCGTCCGGGTGCACGCGGCCTCCGGCAGCACCGTCGTCGTCGACGCGGAGGCGGTCCAGCTCTCCGGCCTGGTGCTGTCGGGTGCGGACCCGGAGGCGCCGGTCCTCGACCTGCGGCGCGGACAGACGGCGTTGGACAACTGTGTGATCGAAGGCGCCGCCTGGACGGCGGTGCTCGCCTGGAACGAGGGCATCCTGGCCGCCCGCGGCTGCAAGGTCAGCAATCCGAACGGCGCGGGCGTCGTGGTCACCTCGCGGGGCGGCAACGTCCTGGAGGACACGGAGATCACCGAGGCCGGTTCGTCGGCGGTCGTGGTCGCCGAACAAGGGCGTCTCGACGTACGGGACTGCCGCCTCGACCGTGCCCGCGGCAACGGCGTCTGCGTCAACGGCGGCGCGTCCGCGACCGTCGAGTCCACCCGGATCAGCGGGAGCGGCAAGCCCGCGGTGGCCGTCGAGCAGGAGGCGCGGGCCGTATTGCTCCGGGTGACCGTCACGGGCAGCACCGTGCTGGACGCCTATCTCACGAGCCGGGGCGAGACCACGCTCACGGACTGTACGTTCTCCGGTTCGGCCGGACAGTCGGTGCACATCGCCGACGGTGCCGCGCCCCAGCTGCGCGGCTGCACGATGACGGGTGCGGCGCGCAGCGGCCTCCAGGCCGCCGGGGGCGCCCGGCCCCGGCTGGAGGACTGCGAGATCAGCGGCAGCCCGGTCGGACTGCACGTCACCGGCGCGGCGACCACGGTCACCGCGACGGGACTCGTGGTGCGTGACGCGGCGACCGCCGCCGTCCAGGCGGCCGACTCCGGCACCGCCGAACTGGAACGGCTCACCGTGGCCGGCACGTCGGGCGCGGGGGTCCGCGCCCAGGGCGGCGCGCGGCTCACCCTTCGGGACGCCACGGTCACCCTGAGCGGAGGCGGCGAGGGGCTCGCGCTCGCCGGGAAGTCGACCGCGTATCTGGCCGGCTGCGCGCTGCGCGGCTGCGGGGCCGTCGTCGGCGAGAGCGCCGAACTGACCGCGCACGACAGCGAGTTCACGGGGTCCGCGACCGACGCTGTGCAGGTGCTGGCGGGCGGCTCCCTCACCGCCGTCGGCTGTCGGATGACCGGCGCGAACGGGCACGGCGTCAACGCCCACGCCGACGCCCGCACCGATCTGAGCAACTGCGCCGTCGCGGACAACGCCCGGGACCGTGCGGCGGACGCGGCGTCGGCAGCCCCGGCCCCGGCGGCCCACCAGCAGGACGCGGAGGCCCCCCGATCCGGTACGGGCCCGCTGGCCGAACTGGAGGCCCTGGTCGGCCTGGAGAGCGTGAAGCACGAGGTCACCGGGCTGATCAACCTCAACAAGATGACCAAGCGGCGGACCGAGATGGGGCTGCCCATGCCGCCGATGAGCCGCCACCTGGTCTTCGCGGGGCCGCCCGGTACCGGCAAGACGACGGTGGCCCGGCTGTACGGGGCCGTCCTCGCGGAGCTGGGCATCCTCAGCCAGGGTCACATCGTCGAGGTGGCCCGGGCCGATCTGGTCGCCCAGATCATCGGCGGCACCGCCATCAAGACCACCGAGGTCTTCAACCGGGCGCTGGGCGGGGTGCTGTTCATCGACGAGGCGTACACGCTGACCAACCAGTCGCGCGGCACGGGCCCCGACTTCGGCCAGGAGGCCGTCGAGTCGCTGATGAAGCTGATGGAGGACCACCGCGACGAGATCGTGGTGATCGCGGCGGGCTACTCCGAGCACATGGACCGCTTCCTCGCCTCCAACCCGGGCATGGCATCGCGGTTCGCCCGCACGGTCGAGTTCCCGAACTACGCGCCGGACGAACTGGTCACCATCGTGCGGGGGTTGTGCGCCAAGCACTACTACGAGCTGTCCGACGACGCCTTGGAGGCGCTGTCGCGCTACTTCGAGGACGTGCCCAAGGGCCCGACGTTCGGCAACGGCCGCGTCGCCCGGCAGGTGTTCGAGTCGATGATCAGCACACAGGCGTCCCGGCTGGCCGCGCAAGCGCCGGAGCACGACAGCGACCTGAGCCGCCTGACCGCGGCCGACGTCACCCCGGTGCCGCAGGCGCCCACGCCCGAGGGACAGGCGCGACCGACGACACGGGCGCACACCCAAGCGCCGCCGTCGGAGCGGGACGTGGCACCCGCGCCACCCGCGACGCCGGCCCCGGTCTCCGCTTCCGGCGTCCCCACGTCCCCTGCTGCGGCGGCTCCCTCGGCCGCGACTGCGCCGAAAGCGCCCGTCGACGCACCGGCCGCGCCGGAGACTCCTGCGGCCTCATCCCGCGCGAAGGCACACCCCGCGCCGGCGTTCGCCGGCCGCCACCTGGCCGCCCTCACCGGCCTCGGCCCGGTGCCCGAGGCGCTGGCCGCCCGGGTCGAGACCTTGGTGGGACTCGGGCAGGGCACCGCCGGACTGGCCGACGTCATCCTGGAGGGCGCTCCCGGCAGCGGACGCCGTGCCGTGGCCGCCGCCTACGGGCGGGCGCTCGCCGAACACGGCGTGGTGGCGTCCGGCGCGTTCACTCATGTGCCGCTCTCCGCTGTCCCGGCCCGCTGGCCGGAGCAGCCGCACGCGTACCTGGCCCACACGTTCCGGGAGGCCACGGGCGGGCTGCTGGTCGCCGAGGCCGATCACGCCTTCGAGCGCCGTCCGGCCGCCGAACGGGACGCCGTGATCGACGCGTTGGCGGCCGGGGCCGCGTCCCGCGACGCACAGGGTGCCGTCCTGGTGCTGTCCGGCAGCGCCCCGTACCTCATGGACCTGCTGCGGGACCGTACGGATCTGGCGGCCTCGTTCGCCGAGTACCTGCGGCTGCCCTCCTGGACCGGTGCCGGACTGGCCGAACTCACCCGGCGGCGGCTGGCCGTGCTGGGCTTCGAGGTGGACGACGACGTGGCGGCGGCACTGGCGGGCCAGGACCCGGCGCACGGCGCCCACGGCGCGCACCGGCTGGCGGACCGTGTCGCCGCACGCGCCCGCGCCCGCCGCCTGGTCCTCGACGACCTCGCCGAGGACCTCCCGCTGCCCGCGGCGACGCTGGTGGCCCCCTGA
- a CDS encoding WXG100 family type VII secretion target: protein MAGNTEASVDIAGMKLAQGSFQTAVDEANGSYTQMESQIDALRASWTGDAASTYQGAMDTWLQDFATVRSQLNLMLEKLQANTGDYTVTHQTTTDTASTLHKNMTQPLPGF from the coding sequence ATGGCCGGCAACACAGAAGCATCGGTGGACATCGCGGGCATGAAGCTCGCCCAGGGCAGCTTCCAGACCGCGGTGGACGAGGCCAACGGCAGCTACACGCAGATGGAGAGCCAGATCGACGCCCTGCGGGCGAGCTGGACCGGTGACGCGGCCAGCACCTACCAGGGGGCGATGGACACCTGGCTCCAGGACTTCGCCACGGTGCGCAGCCAGCTCAACCTGATGCTGGAGAAGCTCCAGGCCAACACCGGTGACTACACCGTCACACACCAGACCACCACGGACACCGCGAGCACGCTCCACAAGAACATGACGCAGCCCCTGCCGGGCTTCTAG
- a CDS encoding WXG100 family type VII secretion target, with amino-acid sequence MPTYTVQMNQIEYVVGEMAAISKKIHDTLTDLDDSTKIHLSEWTSDARHTYNTVKLKWDTAAADMVTQAQNATTSLGHINEAYHAGERHGVSLWDQ; translated from the coding sequence ATGCCCACCTATACGGTCCAGATGAACCAGATCGAGTACGTCGTCGGTGAGATGGCCGCGATCAGCAAGAAGATCCACGACACGCTGACCGACCTGGACGACAGCACCAAGATCCACCTCAGCGAGTGGACCAGCGACGCGCGCCACACGTACAACACGGTGAAGCTGAAGTGGGACACGGCGGCGGCCGACATGGTGACCCAGGCACAGAACGCCACCACCTCGCTCGGCCACATCAACGAGGCCTACCACGCGGGTGAGCGGCACGGTGTGAGCCTCTGGGACCAGTGA
- a CDS encoding WXG100 family type VII secretion target, translated as MADYNSGGFHQGDDGTIFGSPDGSSSGSINDYDNWDWKQIKAAITGMSAGVATDANESHARAVADPQSLLDAANAFFHVQRTLEGITKSLVDQAKALAGDNGPWNGAAADAFLDMMTNFSRQVKANADVLAGGSTGDRSVPHQLANNAITLQSAQNKLGEIDSWYADQAIAMGVTPMSNGLIPISQKPELVQMMNEDMRSVLKSLAHTYQVTTDNIVNPVPVNSPANNPNGTGDGPPDEGPDLGGPDGGIGGTGDLSELSGMTDTGLDQGLDTGGGIGGLDGLGGLDPSGDVAGFPGDPSALDGTGLDGTGLDGTGLDPTGLDDLGLDGLDPSALDNALNPLSFPGLAGLGGLGGLGTGRLGAGKGAFDGLSTADPEAFGDTGLADGLSDGLTGGLDSGLADGLAAESGMPSQLATSSGMPYMPGMGGTGQGGGLSSEPTDASGLLDASAEPWEGEALTGGDDIGSELGASAGGEGLTTGGMPYLPGTGGMGAAGAGRDATSERTDASGLLDESVEPWEGDEDTGTDEVGAPEGALPGVPYLPGFGTPGTAVRGSRTDTGEDGGTASAGEDGERAGESAAGEPAVVPGAGSAAPATAAAPVAAGSDGLPLSGADGSAVVPRPVADDGEEDFSAWEAGAGAGAFVPLLWAVRGERETRETSADEQQGVTSEPLSTWQPERHAPGTQSAAQVVRGASGCGDGGPEPEAPDAPEDPEEETEETGRGIADLLIQEESTWGAVPDGPAATY; from the coding sequence GTGGCGGACTACAACAGCGGCGGCTTCCACCAGGGCGACGACGGCACGATCTTCGGCAGCCCCGACGGCTCGTCCAGCGGCAGCATCAACGACTACGACAACTGGGACTGGAAGCAGATCAAGGCGGCCATCACCGGCATGTCCGCCGGCGTCGCGACCGACGCCAACGAGTCCCACGCCCGTGCCGTCGCCGACCCCCAGTCGCTCCTGGACGCCGCCAACGCCTTCTTCCACGTGCAGCGGACCCTGGAGGGCATCACCAAGAGCCTGGTCGACCAGGCCAAGGCGCTCGCGGGCGACAACGGGCCGTGGAACGGGGCCGCCGCAGACGCCTTCCTCGACATGATGACCAACTTCTCCCGGCAGGTGAAGGCCAACGCCGATGTCCTGGCCGGTGGTTCCACCGGTGACCGCTCGGTACCCCACCAGCTGGCCAACAACGCGATCACCCTCCAGAGCGCGCAGAACAAGCTGGGCGAGATCGACAGTTGGTACGCCGACCAGGCGATCGCGATGGGCGTGACGCCGATGTCGAACGGGCTGATCCCGATCAGCCAGAAGCCCGAACTGGTCCAGATGATGAACGAGGACATGCGCAGCGTCCTCAAGAGTCTGGCGCACACCTACCAGGTCACCACGGACAACATCGTCAACCCGGTGCCGGTGAACTCCCCGGCCAACAACCCCAACGGAACGGGGGACGGCCCCCCGGACGAGGGCCCCGACCTCGGCGGACCCGACGGCGGGATCGGTGGCACGGGCGACCTGTCGGAGCTGTCGGGCATGACGGACACCGGTCTCGACCAGGGGCTCGACACGGGCGGGGGAATCGGCGGGCTGGACGGGTTGGGCGGTCTCGACCCGTCCGGCGACGTGGCGGGGTTCCCCGGCGACCCGTCCGCCCTGGACGGCACGGGCCTGGACGGAACAGGACTCGACGGGACGGGACTCGACCCCACAGGACTCGACGACCTCGGTCTCGACGGCCTCGACCCCTCGGCCCTCGACAACGCGCTCAACCCGCTCTCCTTCCCCGGGCTCGCCGGTCTCGGCGGGCTGGGCGGACTGGGGACCGGCCGGCTGGGCGCCGGCAAGGGGGCCTTCGACGGCCTGTCGACGGCCGATCCCGAGGCGTTCGGGGACACGGGGCTCGCCGACGGGCTGTCCGACGGGCTCACCGGCGGTCTGGACAGCGGCCTGGCCGACGGGCTCGCCGCCGAGTCCGGGATGCCCTCGCAGCTCGCGACGTCCTCGGGGATGCCCTACATGCCGGGCATGGGCGGTACGGGCCAGGGCGGCGGCCTGTCCTCGGAGCCGACGGACGCCTCCGGGCTGCTCGACGCGAGTGCGGAACCCTGGGAGGGCGAGGCGCTGACCGGCGGCGACGACATCGGCTCGGAGCTGGGCGCGTCGGCCGGCGGCGAAGGACTGACCACCGGCGGCATGCCGTACCTGCCCGGGACGGGCGGCATGGGCGCGGCGGGTGCCGGCCGGGACGCGACGAGTGAACGGACCGACGCCTCGGGGCTGTTGGACGAGAGCGTCGAGCCCTGGGAGGGCGACGAGGACACCGGGACGGACGAGGTCGGCGCACCGGAGGGCGCCCTCCCCGGAGTGCCGTACCTGCCCGGTTTCGGCACGCCCGGCACCGCGGTCCGCGGGTCCCGCACCGACACCGGGGAGGACGGCGGCACCGCGTCCGCCGGCGAGGACGGCGAGCGCGCCGGGGAGTCCGCGGCGGGTGAACCGGCCGTCGTGCCGGGGGCCGGTTCAGCGGCACCCGCGACGGCTGCGGCACCGGTCGCGGCCGGTTCCGACGGGCTGCCCCTGTCCGGTGCCGACGGGAGCGCCGTCGTCCCGCGTCCGGTGGCCGACGACGGCGAGGAGGACTTCTCCGCCTGGGAGGCCGGAGCGGGAGCGGGCGCCTTCGTTCCCCTGCTCTGGGCGGTGCGCGGGGAGCGGGAGACACGGGAGACCTCCGCGGACGAGCAACAGGGTGTGACGAGCGAGCCGTTGAGCACCTGGCAGCCGGAACGGCATGCTCCCGGGACGCAGTCCGCGGCACAGGTGGTCCGGGGTGCGTCGGGGTGTGGCGACGGCGGGCCCGAACCGGAGGCACCCGACGCGCCCGAGGACCCCGAGGAGGAGACCGAGGAGACCGGCCGGGGCATCGCTGACCTGCTGATCCAGGAGGAGAGCACGTGGGGTGCCGTCCCCGACGGTCCCGCGGCGACGTACTGA
- a CDS encoding YbaB/EbfC family nucleoid-associated protein: MPSPYDQQIEDLLEQYRRQREQAAETRRRINATTSTATAPRQTVKVTVGAQGEVTAIEFPTGAYRRMAPKELADVLLATIQQARSEALDGVAGVLAGELPSGVTVADLLQGRVDPTALLPEDPAMPDSVRDYVDHGFQGESHE, encoded by the coding sequence GTGCCCAGCCCGTACGACCAGCAGATCGAGGACCTGCTGGAGCAGTACCGCCGACAGCGCGAGCAGGCCGCCGAGACCCGGCGCCGGATCAACGCGACGACGTCGACCGCGACCGCCCCGCGCCAGACGGTGAAGGTGACCGTCGGCGCGCAGGGCGAGGTCACCGCCATCGAGTTCCCGACCGGCGCCTACCGCCGCATGGCACCGAAGGAGCTGGCGGACGTGCTGCTGGCCACCATCCAGCAGGCGCGGTCCGAGGCGCTGGACGGCGTCGCCGGAGTGCTCGCCGGGGAACTGCCGTCCGGGGTGACGGTGGCCGACCTGCTCCAGGGCCGGGTCGACCCGACCGCCCTGCTGCCCGAGGATCCGGCGATGCCGGACTCCGTCCGCGACTACGTCGACCACGGCTTCCAGGGAGAGTCCCATGAGTGA
- a CDS encoding WXG100 family type VII secretion target, with protein sequence MSDGTFSVDTERLEQAAPQVQELAGRIRSIATKLDGRLSALGECWGDDESGRQFLEQYAVPKRQLGHGITGVGDVLDSTVEGIRTMAKGFERTEQQNVEALRAITPSDSATVSDASPHRTRR encoded by the coding sequence ATGAGTGACGGCACGTTCTCCGTCGACACCGAGCGCCTGGAACAGGCCGCTCCGCAGGTCCAGGAACTGGCCGGACGCATCCGGTCCATCGCGACGAAGCTCGACGGCCGGCTGTCCGCGCTCGGCGAGTGCTGGGGCGACGACGAGAGCGGCCGGCAGTTCCTGGAGCAGTACGCCGTGCCCAAGCGGCAGCTCGGGCACGGCATCACCGGGGTCGGTGACGTCCTGGACAGCACCGTCGAGGGCATCCGCACCATGGCCAAGGGGTTCGAGCGGACCGAGCAGCAGAACGTCGAGGCGCTGCGCGCGATCACACCCTCCGACTCCGCGACGGTGAGCGACGCGTCGCCGCACCGCACCCGCCGCTAG